The Hippoglossus stenolepis isolate QCI-W04-F060 chromosome 11, HSTE1.2, whole genome shotgun sequence genome includes a window with the following:
- the LOC118117516 gene encoding acyl-coenzyme A thioesterase 1-like, whose amino-acid sequence MSSQVRLRLLPGARCLFDEPLQVTVAGLRSQQVVALRARATDEKGVVFSSSATYRADGSGEVDLGRDPSLGGSYVGVEPMGLLRAMRADAVHKRFQKTNSLNPHVVKFSVHELEVEGEGRMLAEVANERLLMADGVSRRPVQEGNIRGVLFTPPGEGPFPAVLDLYTFGGGLSEKRTSLLASRGFVVLTVALYGHDDMPRNIKEVHLDYFEEAIEVLKKQDKVGSGGVGVISLSKSGDLALSIASYLPHVDATVWINGCSANTALPLYYKKKLILPPLMVDFKKVVVTESGACITKDAMHSPWAEENKATIVPIERAKGRFLFVAAEDDLNWDSKAYLDQMVERLKLHGKQNFESVSYPEAGHYLEPPYGPYCPSSFHGLMGKPVVWGGEPRAHAAAEVHLWKKIQEFFRTQLSCDGSTQNKAKL is encoded by the exons ATGTCCTCCCAGGTCCGGCTGCGGCTGCTGCCCGGCGCCAGGTGTCTGTTCGACGAGCCGCTCCAGGTGACGGTGGCCGGCCTGAGGTCCCAGCAGGTGGTCGCCCTGAGGGCCAGGGCCACGGACGAGAAGGGGGTGGTGTTCAGCTCCTCGGCCACCTACAGGGCGGACGGGAGCGGGGAGGTCGACCTGGGCAGGGACCCCTCGCTCGGCGGCAGCTACGTCGGGGTGGAGCCCATGGGTCTGCTGCGGGCGATGAGGGCGGACGCCGTGCATAAAAGGTTTCAGAAAACAAATTCGCTGAACCCCCACGTGGTGAAGTTCTCTGTGCATGAgttggaggtggagggggagggcaGGATGCTGGCAGAAGTGGCCAATGAGAGGCTTCTGATGGCGGACGGCGTCAGCAGGCGTCCTGTCCAAGAGGGGAACATTCGCGGAGTCCTGTTTACTCCACCTG GGGAAGGTCCGTTCCCCGCGGTGTTGGACCTGTACACGTTCGGCGGAGGTTTATCAGAGAAGAGAACGTCTCTGCTGGCCAGCCGGGGCTTCGTGGTTCTGACTGTGGCGCTGTACGGACATGACGACATGCCGAGGAACATTAAAGAGGTTCATCTGGATTATTTTGAAGAAGCAattgaggttttaaaaaagcaagATAAG GTGGGCAGTGGAGGAGTTGGTGTAATATCCCTTTCCAAAAGTGGAGATCTTGCTCTCTCCATCGCCTCGTACCTGCCGCACGTTGACGCCACAGTGTGGATCAACGGCTGCAGCGCCAACACAGCGTTACCCCTCTACTATAAGAAAAAACTCATCCTCCCTCCGTTGATGGTTGACTTCAAGAAGGTCGTTGTCACCGAGTCGGGCGCCTGCATCACCAAGGACGCCATGCACAGCCCCTGGGCGGAGGAGAACAAGGCCACCATCGTCCCCATTGAACGGGCGAAGGGACGCTTCCTGTTTGTAGCTGCGGAGGACGACCTGAACTGGGACAGCAAGGCGTACCTGGACCAGATGGTGGAGAGGCTGAAGCTTCACGGGAAGCAGAACTTTGAAAGTGTTAGTTACCCCGAAGCAGGGCACTACTTGGAGCCCCCTTATGGGCCCTACTGCCCCTCCAGCTTTCACGGGCTTATGGGTAAACCGGTGGTGTGGGGGGGCGAGCCCAGGGCCCACGCGGCCGCTGAGGTTCACCTGTGGAAGAAGATCCAGGAGTTCTTCAGAACCCAGCTGAGCTGTGATGGGAGCACACAGAATAAAGCCAAGTTATAG